One genomic region from Cucumis melo cultivar AY chromosome 9, USDA_Cmelo_AY_1.0, whole genome shotgun sequence encodes:
- the LOC103504666 gene encoding LRR receptor kinase SERK2 yields MKAPFFFSSSSSSSSSSSSFLCNSISRILKNTPLSSMAAPISFFLISFLIFISNPLGILGNEELKALMDLKAALDPDNQYLASWSANGYPCSSFEGIGCNEKGQVTNMSLQGKGLSGKLSPAIAGLKHLTGLYLHYNSLFGDIPKEIANLTLLSDLYLNVNNFSGEIPSEIGNMESLQVLQLCYNQLSGSIPTQLSSLKKLTVIALQSNQLTGAIPASLGRLDLLVRVDLSSNHLFGSVPSRLADAPSLEVLDVRNNTLSGNVPPALKRLKEGFLYENNLGLCGVGFPSLKDCAGSSHVNQNQPEPFAGSAGSMPTRDIPETANVQLPCNHTRCPSSSKSRNASIVGVVVVTIALSAIGILTFTQYRRRKQKLGSSFDICDHRLSTDQAKATYRKNGSPLVSLEYANGWDPLADGQGLSIFAQEVFQSFRFNLEEVETATQYFSEVNLLGKSNFSATYKGILRDGSVVAVKSICKTSCKSEEAEFLKGLNLLTSLRHENLVRLRGFCCSRGRGECFLIYDFVPNGNLLRYLDVKDGDGQVLEWSTRVSIIRGIAKGVAYLHKNEANKPALVHQNISAEKVLIDQRFNPLLSDSGLQKLLTNDIVFSELKASAARGYLAPEYTTTGRFTETSDVYAFGVLVFQILSGTRKITSSLRGAAEACRYTELIDSKLHGRYFEYEAAKLCRIALLCTHESQSERPSMEAIVQELVTCSSCL; encoded by the exons ATGAAagctccattttttttttcttcttcttcttcttcttcttcttcttcttcttcattcctcTGTAACTCCATATCTAGAATACTCAAAAACACCCCACTTTCATCAATGGCGGCCCCCATTTCCTTCTTTCTCATTTCCTTTCTCATTTTCATCTCTAACCCACTTGGGATTCTTGGCAATGAAGAGCTTAAAGCTCTTATGGATTTGAAGGCGGCTTTGGACCCTGATAATCAGTATCTAGCTTCATGGAGTGCTAATGGGTATCCCTGTTCTTCTTTTGAAGGGATTGGGTGTAATGAGAAGGGACAAGTGACTAACATGTCATTGCAGGGGAAAGGGCTTAGTGGGAAGCTTTCCCCTGCCATTGCTGGGCTTAAGCATTTGACTGGCCTTTATTTGCATTACAACTCGTTGTTTGGAGATATTCCTAAAGAGATTGCTAACTTGACTCTGCTTTCTGATTTGTATTTGAACGTTAATAATTTTTCTGGGGAGATTCCTTCTGAGATTGGAAACATGGAGAGCTTGCAAG TTTTGCAGCTTTGTTATAATCAGCTCAGTGGAAGCATACCTACACAGCTTTCATCTTTGAAGAAGCTCACTGTTATTGCTCTCCAATCTAATCAGTTAACTGGTGCAATCCCTGCAAGCTTGGGACGTTTGGACTTGTTAGTGAGAGTAGACTTGAGCTCCAATCATCTCTTTGGTTCCGTTCCTTCAAGACTTGCGGACGCGCCTTCGCTTGAAGTTCTTGATGTTCGAAACAATACCCTCTCTGGCAATGTACCTCCTG CTTTGAAGAGACTAAAAGAAGGATTCTTGTATGAGAACAACTTGGGATTGTGTGGTGTTGGGTTTCCTTCCTTGAAAGATTGTGCTGGTTCAAGTCATGTTAATCAAAACCAACCTGAACCCTTCGCTGGATCAGCTGGCTCGATGCCTACACGAGACATTCCCGAAACTGCAAACGTTCAGTTGCCTTGCAATCATACTCGCTGCCCGAGTTCGTCCAAATCTCGAAATGCTTCAATAGTTGGTGTAGTTGTTGTAACTATTGCACTTTCAGCTATTGGGATCTTAACGTTCACGCAATACCGTCGTCGAAAACAGAAGCTTGGATCGTCGTTCGACATTTGCGATCACCGTCTCAGCACTGATCAAGCCAAAGCAACATACAGGAAGAATGGATCTCCTCTCGTCAGCCTCGAGTATGCCAATGGATGGGATCCATTGGCTGACGGTCAAGGCTTGAGCATTTTcgcacaagaggtttttcaaagtTTCAGGTTCAATTTAGAAGAGGTAGAGACAGCTACACAATATTTCTCAGAGGTGAACTTGTTAGGGAAGAGCAACTTCTCTGCTACATATAAAGGGATTTTGAGGGATGGGTCAGTTGTTGCTGTTAAAAGCATTTGTAAAACTAGCTGCAAGTCAGAGGAAGCTGAATTTTTGAAAGGATTGAACCTTTTAACTTCATTAAGGCATGAAAACTTGGTGAGACTTCGAGGATTCTGCTGCTCAAGAGGCAGAGGAGAATGTTTTCTGATCTATGATTTTGTTCCAAATGGGAACTTGTTGAGATACCTTGATGTCAAGGATGGTGATGGCCAGGTTCTTGAATGGTCTACTAGAGTCTCCATCATAAGGGGCATTGCCAAAG GTGTGGCATATCTGCACAAGAACGAAGCAAACAAGCCTGCTCTTGTACACCAAAACATTTCAGCCGAGAAGGTCCTTATCGACCAACGATTCAATCCGTTACTCTCGGATTCTGGCTTACAGAAGCTTCTTACAAACGACATTGTCTTCTCCGAACTCAAAGCCAGTGCCGCTCGAGGCTACCTAGCTCCCGAGTACACAACGACCGGTCGGTTCACAGAAACAAGTGATGTTTATGCATTTGGTGTGCTGGTGTTCCAAATCCTCTCAGGGACAAGAAAGATCACCAGCTCATTGCGTGGTGCTGCCGAAGCATGCCGCTACACGGAGCTCATTGACTCGAAACTCCACGGTCGATACTTCGAATACGAAGCAGCCAAGCTGTGCAGAATTGCGTTGCTTTGCACGCACGAATCGCAGAGCGAGAGGCCATCGATGGAAGCTATAGTTCAGGAGCTTGTGACTTGCAGCAGCTGTCTATGA
- the LOC103504668 gene encoding hypersensitive-induced response protein 4-like, with protein sequence MGNANCLFCACIQQSNVGVVEKWGRFLMLAQPGFRFLNPLAGECLAGILSTRIRSLDVRVETKTKDNVFVQLLCSIQYRVVKENADDAFYELQNPEEQIQAYVFDVVRALVPRMNLDELFEQKGDVAKAVLEELEKVMKTYGYSIEHILMVDIIPDPAVRKAMNEINAAQRLQLASVYKGEAEKVLQIKKAEAEAEAKYLGGVGVARQRQAITDGLRQNILEFSHKVEGTSAKEVMDLIMITQYFDTIKDLGNSSKNTTVFIPHGPGHVRDISNQIRDGLMEAASAELKAE encoded by the exons ATGGGGAATGCCAATTGTTTGTTTTGTGCATGTATTCAACAATCCAACGTAGGAGTTGTGGAGAAATGGGGTCGGTTCCTGATGTTGGCTCAACCTGGTTTCCGTTTCCTTAATCCCTTGGCCGGCGAATGTCTCGCCGGAATTCTCTCCACCAGGATCCGATCGCTTGATGTTCGTGTCGAGACCAAGACTAAG GACAATGTGTTTGTACAATTGCTTTGCTCAATACAGTATCGGGTTGTTAAAGAAAATGCGGATGATGCGTTTTACGAATTGCAAAACCCAGAAGAACAGATACAAGCTTATGTATTCGATG TGGTTCGAGCTCTTGTTCCAAGAATGAATTTGGATGAACTCTTCGAACAGAAGGGCGATGTTGCTAAGGCTGTATTGGAGGAACTTGAGAAG GTGATGAAGACATATGGATACAGCATAGAGCATATTTTGATGGTTGACATAATACCTGACCCTGCTGTGCGCAAGGCTATGAATGAGATTAATGCAG CTCAAAGGCTTCAGCTTGCGAGCGTATACAAAGGAGAAGCAGAGAAAGTTCTCCAGATAAAAAAGGCCGAGGCGGAAGCAGAAGCGAAGTACCTAGGTGGGGTTGGTGTTGCAAGACAGAGGCAGGCAATCACAGATGGTTTGAGACAGAACATCTTGGAATTCTCTCATAAGGTGGAAGGAACCTCAGCCAAGGAAGTCATGGATTTAATTATGATCACTCAGTATTTTGACACCATTAAAGACCTCGGAAACTCTTCGAAGAACACAACGGTGTTTATACCTCATGGACCAGGTCATGTTCGGGATATTAGCAATCAAATTCGCGACGGGTTGATGGAGGCTGCCAGTGCCGAGTTGAAAGCAGAATAA